One Vallitalea pronyensis genomic region harbors:
- a CDS encoding MerR family transcriptional regulator: protein MKKTYDLKYNNAKGEWNVDVHFKIGEIADMYNTSIRALRLYDKMDLFKPEYTDEQTGYRYYTIDQFPVLNTILVFKSIGIRLIDIKKLMENGIDPDELIHLLQQKQAYWENQIEIAKYNLESIENIQSAVGLKCEASDDTPDAYKMSKLVCLENLKVSHLLSEVLWL, encoded by the coding sequence TTGAAGAAAACATATGATTTAAAGTATAATAATGCTAAGGGGGAATGGAACGTGGATGTGCATTTTAAAATAGGTGAAATAGCGGATATGTATAATACCTCAATTAGAGCTTTACGGCTGTATGATAAGATGGATTTATTTAAACCTGAATACACAGACGAACAAACAGGCTACAGATACTATACGATAGACCAGTTTCCAGTTTTAAATACCATTCTTGTATTTAAGTCTATTGGTATTCGATTGATTGATATTAAAAAACTCATGGAAAACGGCATTGATCCTGATGAACTTATTCATCTATTACAGCAAAAACAAGCCTATTGGGAAAATCAAATCGAGATTGCAAAGTACAATCTGGAGAGCATTGAAAACATCCAATCAGCAGTAGGCTTAAAGTGCGAAGCATCAGATGATACACCTGATGCTTACAAAATGTCTAAACTTGTTTGTTTGGAAAATTTGAAGGTGAGTCATCTTCTGTCCGAAGTTCTCTGGTTGTGA